A DNA window from bacterium contains the following coding sequences:
- the rpsI gene encoding 30S ribosomal protein S9 produces MSTAITAVGRRKTANARVMLIAGNGKITVNRKDIKNFFPRESHQLHVEEPLKAVEVGAKYDVVANVRGGGQTGQAGAIRLGIARALVKIDEELKKALKPLGVMSRDPRMKERRKYGLAKARKRYQFSKR; encoded by the coding sequence ATGAGTACTGCCATTACAGCAGTCGGTCGAAGGAAAACAGCCAATGCGCGTGTCATGCTGATTGCCGGTAACGGTAAGATCACCGTGAACCGCAAGGATATCAAGAATTTCTTTCCCCGCGAATCCCATCAATTACATGTTGAAGAGCCGTTAAAAGCGGTCGAAGTTGGCGCAAAATACGATGTGGTCGCCAATGTACGAGGCGGCGGTCAAACCGGACAGGCCGGAGCGATCCGTTTGGGTATTGCGCGCGCGCTGGTGAAAATCGACGAAGAATTGAAAAAAGCCCTGAAGCCGTTAGGCGTCATGAGCCGCGATCCGCGTATGAAAGAACGCCGTAAGTACGGTCTGGCGAAGGCGCGTAAACGTTATCAATTTTCGAAACGTTAA